The following coding sequences are from one Bufo bufo chromosome 2, aBufBuf1.1, whole genome shotgun sequence window:
- the LOC120990593 gene encoding zinc finger protein 420-like isoform X4 encodes MVFYIYDPPQMARARHRMTARKLDLTLEIIELITGEDYTLVKKSSECVAPRLLGEQSNIPITEDPPQPLIHEQKILELTSKITELLTGEVHVRCQDVAIYFSMEEWEYIEGHEDLYKDAMMEDHRPLTSQDGSSRRTRPERCPRPLYSQDCLKEKQSIPLDHQERSGAKTSGLEKLLTVLVNDKDAIRGSHGHLNRPPYPKVEENQSWIEIKRPGHTLEKTFACSECGKCFTQKSYLVRHERSHTGEKPYSCSECGKCFREKSDLVRHQKIHTEGKPYSCAECGKDFKNKSYLTLHERIHLNERPFSCSECGKSFTRKEVLVGHQKIHTGEKPFSCSQCGKHFKKKSNLSTHEKIHRGEKPFSCSQCGKCFISKSILVEHQRTHTGEKPFSCSECEKCFTQKSYLVRHQRSHTGEKPYSCSECGKQFIKKSNLSLHERIHIDERPFSCSECGKCFTRKAVLAEHQKIHTGEKPFSCSECGKSFSRKSVLVEHQKIHTGEKQFLCSECGKWFNLKHHLLRHQRIHTGEKPFSCPECGKHFSRNSYLIEHLRIHTGEKPFSCSECGKSFPWKSELVGHQRTHTGENPYSCSECGKCFTCKESLENHKRIHTGEKPFSCSECGKCFSRKSSLVLHLRTHTGEKPYSCSECGRCFSQKSTLVEHHRIHTREQPHSCPESRNFLSQKSGLVQGLKNTAGEKLLSCLECGKCFTRKSVFLEHQTIHTGEKPFSCSECGKSFTNESYLVDHQRIHTGKKPFSCLECGKWFIHKTSLEVHLKVHRGEKPFLCSECGKYFSQKSVFLIHLKTHTGKASLSCLKCGECFKHKSSLVEHLIIHTGEQPYSCFESGNCYSQKSGFVEYLTIHTGEEPFSCPEGGKCFTEKSGLLTHQKSHTGEKPFSCLDCGQCFMLKGHLERHQQIHTGEKLFSCSECEEGFTQESTLFEHQRIHTWE; translated from the exons ATGGTCTTTTACATCTATGACCCACCACAGATGGCCAGGGCCCGGCACCGCATGACAGCGAGGAAATTAGACCTCACCCTAGAGATAATCGAGCTGatcactggagag gattacaccCTAGTGAAGAAGTCGTCTGAGTGTGTGGCCCCCCGTTTGTTAGGAGAGCAGAGCAATATCCCCATCACAGAGGATCCGCCTCAACCCctcatacatgagcagaagatcctagaactcaccagcaagatcactgagctgctgactggagag gtccatgtaaggtgtcaggatgttgctatctatttctccatggaggagtgggagtatatagaaggacatgaGGACCTATACAAGGACGCCATGATGGAGGACCACCGGCCCCTCACATCACAGG ATGGATCCAGTCGGAGAACTCGACCAgaaagatgtccccgtcctctataTTCCCAGGATTGTCTGAAAGAAAAGCAAAGTATCCCACTGGATCATCAG GAACGTTCTGGTGCAAAGACAAGTGGACTCGAAAAACTCCTCACAGTATTAGTGAATG ATAAAGACGCAATCAGAGGTTCCCATGGACATCTTAATCGACCTCCATATCCTAAAGTGGAGGAAAATCAGTCATGGATCGAAATAAAAAGACCTGGACATACACTGGAGAAAACATttgcatgttctgaatgtgggaaatgttttacccagaaatcatatcttgttagacatgagagaagtcacacaggagagaagccgtattcatgttctgaatgtggaaaatgttttagagAGAAATccgatcttgttagacatcagaagaTCCACACTGAagggaagccgtattcatgtgctGAATGTGGGAAAGATTTTAAAAACAAATCTTATCTTACcctacatgagagaattcacttaAATGAaaggccattttcatgttcagaatgtggtaaatcaTTTACTAGGAAAGAAGTTCTTGTtggacatcagaaaattcacacaggagagaagccattttcatgttcgcaGTGTGGGAAACATTTTAAAAAGAAATCTAATCTTTCCACACATGAGAAGATTCATAGAggcgagaagccattttcatgttcacaatgtgggaaatgttttattagcAAATCAATtcttgttgaacatcagagaactcacacaggagagaagccattttcatgttctgaatgtgagaagtgttttacccagaaatcatatcttgttagacatcagcgaagtcacacaggagagaagccgtattcctgttctgaatgtgggaaacaATTTATAAAGAAATCTAATCTTTCcctacatgagagaattcacatagATGAaaggccattttcatgctcagaatgtgggaaatgttttactaggAAGGCAGTTCTTGCTGAACATCAGaagattcacacaggagaaaagccattttcatgctcagaatgtgggaaatcctTTAGTAGGAAATCAGTTCTTGttgaacatcagaaaattcacacaggagagaagcaattcttatgttcagaatgtggaaagtgGTTTAATCTTAAACATCATCTTCTGagacatcaaagaattcacacaggagagaagccattttcatgtcctgaatgtgggaagcaTTTTAGTCGTAATTCATACCTTATAGAACATCTAAGaattcatacaggggagaagcctttttcatgttcagagtgtgggaaATCTTTTCCATGGAAATCAGAACTTGttggacatcagagaactcacacaggggagaatccatattcatgctcagaatgtggaaaatgctttACATGTAAAGAGTCTCTTGAGAatcataagagaattcacacaggagagaaaccattttcatgttcagaatgtgggaaatgttttagcagGAAATCGAGTCTTGTTCtacatctgagaactcacacaggggagaagccatattcatgttcagaatgtggaagatGTTTTTCCCAGAAATCCACTCTTGTTGAACATCACAGAATTCACACAAGAGAGCAGCCACATTCGTGTCCTGAGTCTAGGAATTTTTTGAGTCAGAAATCAGGTCTTGTGCAAGGTTTAAAAAATACTGCAGGAGAAAAGCTGttgtcatgtttagaatgtgggaaatgttttactaggAAATCAGTATTTCTTGAACATCAGaccattcacacaggagagaagccattttcatgttcagaatgtgggaaatctttcaCTAATGAATCTTACCTTGTTgatcatcagagaattcacacaggaaagaagccattttcatgtttggAATGCGGGAAATGGTTTATACATAAGACTTCTCTTGAGGTACATCTGAAAGTTCACAGGGGGGAGAAGCcttttttatgttcagaatgtgggaaatattttagcCAGAAATCAGTTTTTCTTATTCATCTGAAAACTCACACAGGGAAGGCGTCATTGTCATGTTTAAAGTGCGGAGAATGTTTTAAGCATAAATCTtcccttgtggaacatctaataattcacaccggggagcagccatattcttgttttgaaagtgGGAACTGTTATAGTCAAAAATCAGGTTTTGTTGAATATCTaacaattcacacaggagaggaaccgttttcatgtccagaaggtgggaaatgttttacagagaaatcTGGTCTACTTACACATCagaaaagtcacacaggagagaaaccattctCATGTTTGGATTGTGGGCAGTGCTTTATGCTTAAAGGACATCTTGAGAGACATCAgcaaattcacacaggggagaagctgttttcatgctcagaatgtgaagAAGGTTTTACCCAGGAATCAACTTTAtttgaacatcagagaattcacacatggGAATAA
- the LOC120990593 gene encoding zinc finger protein 420-like isoform X2: MVFYIYDPPQMARARHRMTARKLDLTLEIIELITGEDYTLVKKSSGECVAITEDPLQPLIHEQKILGVTHKITELLTGEVPVRCQDVTVFFSMEEWQYIEGHEDLYKNVRMENNPQKMEKDQNCMTARIVDLTLEIIELITGEDYTLVKKSSECVAPRLLGEQSNIPITEDPPQPLIHEQKILELTSKITELLTGEVHVRCQDVAIYFSMEEWEYIEGHEDLYKDAMMEDHRPLTSQDGSSRRTRPERCPRPLYSQDCLKEKQSIPLDHQERSGAKTSGLEKLLTVLVNDKDAIRGSHGHLNRPPYPKVEENQSWIEIKRPGHTLEKTFACSECGKCFTQKSYLVRHERSHTGEKPYSCSECGKCFREKSDLVRHQKIHTEGKPYSCAECGKDFKNKSYLTLHERIHLNERPFSCSECGKSFTRKEVLVGHQKIHTGEKPFSCSQCGKHFKKKSNLSTHEKIHRGEKPFSCSQCGKCFISKSILVEHQRTHTGEKPFSCSECEKCFTQKSYLVRHQRSHTGEKPYSCSECGKQFIKKSNLSLHERIHIDERPFSCSECGKCFTRKAVLAEHQKIHTGEKPFSCSECGKSFSRKSVLVEHQKIHTGEKQFLCSECGKWFNLKHHLLRHQRIHTGEKPFSCPECGKHFSRNSYLIEHLRIHTGEKPFSCSECGKSFPWKSELVGHQRTHTGENPYSCSECGKCFTCKESLENHKRIHTGEKPFSCSECGKCFSRKSSLVLHLRTHTGEKPYSCSECGRCFSQKSTLVEHHRIHTREQPHSCPESRNFLSQKSGLVQGLKNTAGEKLLSCLECGKCFTRKSVFLEHQTIHTGEKPFSCSECGKSFTNESYLVDHQRIHTGKKPFSCLECGKWFIHKTSLEVHLKVHRGEKPFLCSECGKYFSQKSVFLIHLKTHTGKASLSCLKCGECFKHKSSLVEHLIIHTGEQPYSCFESGNCYSQKSGFVEYLTIHTGEEPFSCPEGGKCFTEKSGLLTHQKSHTGEKPFSCLDCGQCFMLKGHLERHQQIHTGEKLFSCSECEEGFTQESTLFEHQRIHTWE; the protein is encoded by the exons ATGGTCTTTTACATCTATGACCCACCACAGATGGCCAGGGCCCGGCACCGCATGACAGCGAGGAAATTAGACCTCACCCTAGAGATAATCGAGCTGatcactggagag GATTACACCCTAGTGAAGAAGTCATCTGGTGAGTGTGTGG CCATCACAGAGGATCCGCTTCAACCCCTCATACATGAACAGAAGATCCTAGGAGTCACCCACAAGATcactgagctgctgactggagag gttcctgtaaggtgtcaggatgtcaccgtctttttctccatggaggagtggcagtatatagaaggacacgagGATCTGTACAAGAATGTTAGAATGGAGAATAATCCACAAAAGATGGAGAAGGACCAGAACTGCATGACCGCGAGGATAGTAGACCTCACCCTAGAGATAATCGAGCTGatcactggagag gattacaccCTAGTGAAGAAGTCGTCTGAGTGTGTGGCCCCCCGTTTGTTAGGAGAGCAGAGCAATATCCCCATCACAGAGGATCCGCCTCAACCCctcatacatgagcagaagatcctagaactcaccagcaagatcactgagctgctgactggagag gtccatgtaaggtgtcaggatgttgctatctatttctccatggaggagtgggagtatatagaaggacatgaGGACCTATACAAGGACGCCATGATGGAGGACCACCGGCCCCTCACATCACAGG ATGGATCCAGTCGGAGAACTCGACCAgaaagatgtccccgtcctctataTTCCCAGGATTGTCTGAAAGAAAAGCAAAGTATCCCACTGGATCATCAG GAACGTTCTGGTGCAAAGACAAGTGGACTCGAAAAACTCCTCACAGTATTAGTGAATG ATAAAGACGCAATCAGAGGTTCCCATGGACATCTTAATCGACCTCCATATCCTAAAGTGGAGGAAAATCAGTCATGGATCGAAATAAAAAGACCTGGACATACACTGGAGAAAACATttgcatgttctgaatgtgggaaatgttttacccagaaatcatatcttgttagacatgagagaagtcacacaggagagaagccgtattcatgttctgaatgtggaaaatgttttagagAGAAATccgatcttgttagacatcagaagaTCCACACTGAagggaagccgtattcatgtgctGAATGTGGGAAAGATTTTAAAAACAAATCTTATCTTACcctacatgagagaattcacttaAATGAaaggccattttcatgttcagaatgtggtaaatcaTTTACTAGGAAAGAAGTTCTTGTtggacatcagaaaattcacacaggagagaagccattttcatgttcgcaGTGTGGGAAACATTTTAAAAAGAAATCTAATCTTTCCACACATGAGAAGATTCATAGAggcgagaagccattttcatgttcacaatgtgggaaatgttttattagcAAATCAATtcttgttgaacatcagagaactcacacaggagagaagccattttcatgttctgaatgtgagaagtgttttacccagaaatcatatcttgttagacatcagcgaagtcacacaggagagaagccgtattcctgttctgaatgtgggaaacaATTTATAAAGAAATCTAATCTTTCcctacatgagagaattcacatagATGAaaggccattttcatgctcagaatgtgggaaatgttttactaggAAGGCAGTTCTTGCTGAACATCAGaagattcacacaggagaaaagccattttcatgctcagaatgtgggaaatcctTTAGTAGGAAATCAGTTCTTGttgaacatcagaaaattcacacaggagagaagcaattcttatgttcagaatgtggaaagtgGTTTAATCTTAAACATCATCTTCTGagacatcaaagaattcacacaggagagaagccattttcatgtcctgaatgtgggaagcaTTTTAGTCGTAATTCATACCTTATAGAACATCTAAGaattcatacaggggagaagcctttttcatgttcagagtgtgggaaATCTTTTCCATGGAAATCAGAACTTGttggacatcagagaactcacacaggggagaatccatattcatgctcagaatgtggaaaatgctttACATGTAAAGAGTCTCTTGAGAatcataagagaattcacacaggagagaaaccattttcatgttcagaatgtgggaaatgttttagcagGAAATCGAGTCTTGTTCtacatctgagaactcacacaggggagaagccatattcatgttcagaatgtggaagatGTTTTTCCCAGAAATCCACTCTTGTTGAACATCACAGAATTCACACAAGAGAGCAGCCACATTCGTGTCCTGAGTCTAGGAATTTTTTGAGTCAGAAATCAGGTCTTGTGCAAGGTTTAAAAAATACTGCAGGAGAAAAGCTGttgtcatgtttagaatgtgggaaatgttttactaggAAATCAGTATTTCTTGAACATCAGaccattcacacaggagagaagccattttcatgttcagaatgtgggaaatctttcaCTAATGAATCTTACCTTGTTgatcatcagagaattcacacaggaaagaagccattttcatgtttggAATGCGGGAAATGGTTTATACATAAGACTTCTCTTGAGGTACATCTGAAAGTTCACAGGGGGGAGAAGCcttttttatgttcagaatgtgggaaatattttagcCAGAAATCAGTTTTTCTTATTCATCTGAAAACTCACACAGGGAAGGCGTCATTGTCATGTTTAAAGTGCGGAGAATGTTTTAAGCATAAATCTtcccttgtggaacatctaataattcacaccggggagcagccatattcttgttttgaaagtgGGAACTGTTATAGTCAAAAATCAGGTTTTGTTGAATATCTaacaattcacacaggagaggaaccgttttcatgtccagaaggtgggaaatgttttacagagaaatcTGGTCTACTTACACATCagaaaagtcacacaggagagaaaccattctCATGTTTGGATTGTGGGCAGTGCTTTATGCTTAAAGGACATCTTGAGAGACATCAgcaaattcacacaggggagaagctgttttcatgctcagaatgtgaagAAGGTTTTACCCAGGAATCAACTTTAtttgaacatcagagaattcacacatggGAATAA
- the LOC120990593 gene encoding zinc finger protein 420-like isoform X1 — MVFYIYDPPQMARARHRMTARKLDLTLEIIELITGEDYTLVKKSSGECVALHVLGEQSRISITEDPLQPLIHEQKILGVTHKITELLTGEVPVRCQDVTVFFSMEEWQYIEGHEDLYKNVRMENNPQKMEKDQNCMTARIVDLTLEIIELITGEDYTLVKKSSECVAPRLLGEQSNIPITEDPPQPLIHEQKILELTSKITELLTGEVHVRCQDVAIYFSMEEWEYIEGHEDLYKDAMMEDHRPLTSQDGSSRRTRPERCPRPLYSQDCLKEKQSIPLDHQERSGAKTSGLEKLLTVLVNDKDAIRGSHGHLNRPPYPKVEENQSWIEIKRPGHTLEKTFACSECGKCFTQKSYLVRHERSHTGEKPYSCSECGKCFREKSDLVRHQKIHTEGKPYSCAECGKDFKNKSYLTLHERIHLNERPFSCSECGKSFTRKEVLVGHQKIHTGEKPFSCSQCGKHFKKKSNLSTHEKIHRGEKPFSCSQCGKCFISKSILVEHQRTHTGEKPFSCSECEKCFTQKSYLVRHQRSHTGEKPYSCSECGKQFIKKSNLSLHERIHIDERPFSCSECGKCFTRKAVLAEHQKIHTGEKPFSCSECGKSFSRKSVLVEHQKIHTGEKQFLCSECGKWFNLKHHLLRHQRIHTGEKPFSCPECGKHFSRNSYLIEHLRIHTGEKPFSCSECGKSFPWKSELVGHQRTHTGENPYSCSECGKCFTCKESLENHKRIHTGEKPFSCSECGKCFSRKSSLVLHLRTHTGEKPYSCSECGRCFSQKSTLVEHHRIHTREQPHSCPESRNFLSQKSGLVQGLKNTAGEKLLSCLECGKCFTRKSVFLEHQTIHTGEKPFSCSECGKSFTNESYLVDHQRIHTGKKPFSCLECGKWFIHKTSLEVHLKVHRGEKPFLCSECGKYFSQKSVFLIHLKTHTGKASLSCLKCGECFKHKSSLVEHLIIHTGEQPYSCFESGNCYSQKSGFVEYLTIHTGEEPFSCPEGGKCFTEKSGLLTHQKSHTGEKPFSCLDCGQCFMLKGHLERHQQIHTGEKLFSCSECEEGFTQESTLFEHQRIHTWE, encoded by the exons ATGGTCTTTTACATCTATGACCCACCACAGATGGCCAGGGCCCGGCACCGCATGACAGCGAGGAAATTAGACCTCACCCTAGAGATAATCGAGCTGatcactggagag GATTACACCCTAGTGAAGAAGTCATCTGGTGAGTGTGTGGCCCTCCATGTGTTAGGAGAGCAGAGCAGGATCTCCATCACAGAGGATCCGCTTCAACCCCTCATACATGAACAGAAGATCCTAGGAGTCACCCACAAGATcactgagctgctgactggagag gttcctgtaaggtgtcaggatgtcaccgtctttttctccatggaggagtggcagtatatagaaggacacgagGATCTGTACAAGAATGTTAGAATGGAGAATAATCCACAAAAGATGGAGAAGGACCAGAACTGCATGACCGCGAGGATAGTAGACCTCACCCTAGAGATAATCGAGCTGatcactggagag gattacaccCTAGTGAAGAAGTCGTCTGAGTGTGTGGCCCCCCGTTTGTTAGGAGAGCAGAGCAATATCCCCATCACAGAGGATCCGCCTCAACCCctcatacatgagcagaagatcctagaactcaccagcaagatcactgagctgctgactggagag gtccatgtaaggtgtcaggatgttgctatctatttctccatggaggagtgggagtatatagaaggacatgaGGACCTATACAAGGACGCCATGATGGAGGACCACCGGCCCCTCACATCACAGG ATGGATCCAGTCGGAGAACTCGACCAgaaagatgtccccgtcctctataTTCCCAGGATTGTCTGAAAGAAAAGCAAAGTATCCCACTGGATCATCAG GAACGTTCTGGTGCAAAGACAAGTGGACTCGAAAAACTCCTCACAGTATTAGTGAATG ATAAAGACGCAATCAGAGGTTCCCATGGACATCTTAATCGACCTCCATATCCTAAAGTGGAGGAAAATCAGTCATGGATCGAAATAAAAAGACCTGGACATACACTGGAGAAAACATttgcatgttctgaatgtgggaaatgttttacccagaaatcatatcttgttagacatgagagaagtcacacaggagagaagccgtattcatgttctgaatgtggaaaatgttttagagAGAAATccgatcttgttagacatcagaagaTCCACACTGAagggaagccgtattcatgtgctGAATGTGGGAAAGATTTTAAAAACAAATCTTATCTTACcctacatgagagaattcacttaAATGAaaggccattttcatgttcagaatgtggtaaatcaTTTACTAGGAAAGAAGTTCTTGTtggacatcagaaaattcacacaggagagaagccattttcatgttcgcaGTGTGGGAAACATTTTAAAAAGAAATCTAATCTTTCCACACATGAGAAGATTCATAGAggcgagaagccattttcatgttcacaatgtgggaaatgttttattagcAAATCAATtcttgttgaacatcagagaactcacacaggagagaagccattttcatgttctgaatgtgagaagtgttttacccagaaatcatatcttgttagacatcagcgaagtcacacaggagagaagccgtattcctgttctgaatgtgggaaacaATTTATAAAGAAATCTAATCTTTCcctacatgagagaattcacatagATGAaaggccattttcatgctcagaatgtgggaaatgttttactaggAAGGCAGTTCTTGCTGAACATCAGaagattcacacaggagaaaagccattttcatgctcagaatgtgggaaatcctTTAGTAGGAAATCAGTTCTTGttgaacatcagaaaattcacacaggagagaagcaattcttatgttcagaatgtggaaagtgGTTTAATCTTAAACATCATCTTCTGagacatcaaagaattcacacaggagagaagccattttcatgtcctgaatgtgggaagcaTTTTAGTCGTAATTCATACCTTATAGAACATCTAAGaattcatacaggggagaagcctttttcatgttcagagtgtgggaaATCTTTTCCATGGAAATCAGAACTTGttggacatcagagaactcacacaggggagaatccatattcatgctcagaatgtggaaaatgctttACATGTAAAGAGTCTCTTGAGAatcataagagaattcacacaggagagaaaccattttcatgttcagaatgtgggaaatgttttagcagGAAATCGAGTCTTGTTCtacatctgagaactcacacaggggagaagccatattcatgttcagaatgtggaagatGTTTTTCCCAGAAATCCACTCTTGTTGAACATCACAGAATTCACACAAGAGAGCAGCCACATTCGTGTCCTGAGTCTAGGAATTTTTTGAGTCAGAAATCAGGTCTTGTGCAAGGTTTAAAAAATACTGCAGGAGAAAAGCTGttgtcatgtttagaatgtgggaaatgttttactaggAAATCAGTATTTCTTGAACATCAGaccattcacacaggagagaagccattttcatgttcagaatgtgggaaatctttcaCTAATGAATCTTACCTTGTTgatcatcagagaattcacacaggaaagaagccattttcatgtttggAATGCGGGAAATGGTTTATACATAAGACTTCTCTTGAGGTACATCTGAAAGTTCACAGGGGGGAGAAGCcttttttatgttcagaatgtgggaaatattttagcCAGAAATCAGTTTTTCTTATTCATCTGAAAACTCACACAGGGAAGGCGTCATTGTCATGTTTAAAGTGCGGAGAATGTTTTAAGCATAAATCTtcccttgtggaacatctaataattcacaccggggagcagccatattcttgttttgaaagtgGGAACTGTTATAGTCAAAAATCAGGTTTTGTTGAATATCTaacaattcacacaggagaggaaccgttttcatgtccagaaggtgggaaatgttttacagagaaatcTGGTCTACTTACACATCagaaaagtcacacaggagagaaaccattctCATGTTTGGATTGTGGGCAGTGCTTTATGCTTAAAGGACATCTTGAGAGACATCAgcaaattcacacaggggagaagctgttttcatgctcagaatgtgaagAAGGTTTTACCCAGGAATCAACTTTAtttgaacatcagagaattcacacatggGAATAA